The Fulvia fulva chromosome 1, complete sequence region AGCTACAACTGCAGTGGCGACTCTTTCTGGCGTGTGAAGGAAGCAGCTTGCAGAACTTTCCTACCGCTTGCTAGTTTCCTACAACTGACCTACATGCATAAAGCGTAACCACTCAAGCGGGTAGCTGCTCGAGTCATTGGCTGTGCTCAAGCTATATACACTCTCGAAAATTGAGACATGCCACATATCATGGCGAGAAACGATAGGGTCTCACAATATTACTACTGATGATGGGTAGCAGACATCAGACCGGTTCAGACCGTACGCCATGTGCTTTCCACAATCAATGACGCTTGGAGCATACCGGATTCCAACCTTCAACAGGCGATTGCGTTTAACTGGACCCTACTAGCCTCAACACTGACAGTCCGCCAAGCTGGAGAGGGCAGAGCACCTCGGCATCTGATAAAAGATGCCGACTGTAGGGACCAACTCTCGACTCGACATGCACAATTACAGATGATGTCCATGACCCATGCCTGGAACAGGCAAAGCTGGCCCAAAAAGGAAGAAGCCACGAGCGTCGTTGGAATACACTTGCCCCGTGCCGCAGACGCGACGCACATCACGCCACGCTTCTCTGGTCACTAACATTTGGGGTATCGTGCCCTGATTCGAGTATGGCATGATTGAACTAAGGGAAGGACGCATGGCATGCATGAGAACAACCAGACCTTGGCGACAACCAGAAAGTTACCCATCGATCTGTGCTACCGTGGCGGATTTTAGGCTTGGAGATCATGGTCGATTCGTTGTCCTGGACCACAACCTAGCGGGTGGTTGCAGGACTTCCGTGAAGATTGATCGTCCGGGCGACACCAGGGAGCACGATGATGCTGTGTTCCATTTTTTGTGTTGCTGCGTCGGAAGGCACACAGCAGGTACAGCGCGCACAGCTAGCAGAAATGTCATAGCGCTATACTGCAGCTGTGATTCGGCACTTGGTCGAGAGCTCGGTGTCACTCGACAGCAGCGATGAACTCTTCACCCTCAAGCCTCCCTCAGCGCTGAACCTATGCTCCTCACGCACTTTTCTGCACATCAGTTGAGAACATAAGTTACCCTAATCAAGGCGAGCAAGCAGAGGCATGAACACTGCGCCTCAATACCAAGCCATAGTCAAAGAGGATATTTGCTACAGCGACTGACGAGAGCCAGGACACCGCGAATCGAATGCCTACGGCGAGCAGTCGACCTGTCTCAACATCCCTTCACCAGCCAATGCAGCAGCTTCAAACCACGACATTGCACCCACTGTGTACGCCATCTGAATTGAGCCAGGCAGGAGCTATCAGGAGGACCCGTCGTTTCCGGAACCACAAGATGGCCGTCAGGATATATGTCAGTGTGACACACATTGCCAGGATCTGAGCTGCATGAACAAAACCGTAGCTGAAGAGACGTCGGAAACAGAGTGCGGGCACAACAGACCATCAGAACCGGTGCCTGTACTTCCTTGCCTACACCGGACATTTGCGTGGAACACCTCAGATCAGTCGTAGCCTTCCATATATAGCATTGCCGTTGGCCGCCCACAGCGCTGCAGGTGTTCACACAATGCCGGTAGTATTTCTCCCATCATCAATCTGGGCAGCTTATTAGGGATGCTGCTGAGATTCCCCTCTACAGCTTAGAAATCAAAGGAGATGCTTGCATACCAAAGACCATTCACGACCCTTGTCAACCTCTCACATGGCAACAGCAACACCTCCATCAAACACAGGTTACCAACTACCGGACACTAGAACGCTAGCATAAACACCTGGTGCACTCGGCTTTCCCGGTCCGCTGAATCGCGAGTTTTCTAAAAAAAATTCAGAAAATAAGATATAACTtcgtagtatagctagataCGAGAATACAAATTTCTAGAAATATAGAACTAATAGTTATAGATCTATCGATGATTTGAGTTTCGTAATATTAAATACACTATAAGTTAGTAGAagttatagctatatatacaaaagtTTGTCGTAAATTATCGACGTCGATAAGCGCTAAGACTTTGCTATTCTTTGCTCTTGGGAAAATAGACTCTTAGTATATAGCATTTTAAGGCACGTATTCGATAACGTATATATAGGCGAGCATTttagtatatatattactatatataagcgctTCGTTATTGCCTAATATACTGTTTTGTTTGAAACGTCGCGGTTTAACGCGACGATCGAGGAAGCCGAGTGCACTAGGTGTTTATGCTAGCGTTCTACTGGAAGTGCTCAACTTACCGTGCCGCTCCGAGCCGATGACCCTACAACGCTCTCTCTACCCTCCATATTGCACATGAACCCGCGGGCCAAGCAGGAACATCCGGCACGCATCTCATGTATCACCTACATCCACACGATATTCCTTCTCTTTCCTTCCATTCGCCACTCTTGTCTTCAGACTAAAGGAGGTCCGCATGCACTTCCAACCTCCGCTCCGCGCAACGAAAAGCTCAGCTTTCAATTCGCTACAGTACCAGCGAATCACGAGGGACTTGCAGGTTGATGCTGTAGCACATGTCATCCCTCGGATGAGGATGATCCGAGAGCTTCCCCTGGTGAGCTTGTGTGCAAGTTGAAGCTTGAGACGCGGACGCTAATGGATGGCTGCAGCGTCGCCCTCTGCAAGTGCCACGAGCTCCTTATTGGCTGTGACTGGATGGCTGGCTGGCTAGCTATGCACATACCGCAACAGCAGCCTCAGAACAGTAGGAGGACAGTAGAATAGTCAAACGTCTCCAGTATATCTCTCTCTTCTTCATTCATTTCATGCATGGCATGCCGTACATACTCTCATAGCATAGCGCGGAGGAGGGAATCTCTAATCCAATACTTCATCAACAAAATGCTCCATCTGATTCGTTCGTGCCAATCCATGCTTCCCGAGTAGCCCCTCGGCATCGCTGCTGCAACGCTCTGAGCAAAAAGAGAACGGGGAAACGAGAAAAGGCTGGCAGTCAGACAGCGCTGTTAGGGAGGCGGTCCCACCTCCGACGCCAAGTCAAGCCAATGGAAAAACGCCTCCTGGTTCATACTAGTGGTCCTCGTGCAGGGTGGTATCGATGTTGAACAACGGAAAGGTTCGTAATCATCTAGTCACGGTCCATGATTTCGCTGCCCTCGCCGAAGGCTTCGTCTCCATCGACTTCGTCAAGGATCGTGGCTCCCATCATGCCCGTTACGTGTTGGGCGCCGCCGCCGTGGATCATGATGGGTGCGTGGCCTCCAATCCAGGTTGCACTCCCTGGGTTGGGCGCGCTTTGGCTTAGGTTGGAAGGTCCTGCGCCAACCTGGCTTCCGTGTGGTGAGAAGTTGATTGCTGAGCTGGGCCCGTGGATGATGGGTGTGTGGCCTTGTGGGTAGTTGCCGTGCACGTTGACATTCACCACTGGAGTATTGCTGCCGTCAGAGTCTGGGTTCTGGTCGTCAATATCGACATCGATGAGATCGCTATCGTCCACCACAGATGGCGTGACAGAGCCAGCTGCCGCCACGTGTGCCTTCTGCTCGTTCAGGAACTCCCGCAGTCGCGCGACACCAGTACCAGAGAAGACGCAAAAGACATCACGCTGGTGCTCGTTAAATTCCGGCGGAGCCTCTCGACAGAATGCAAGAAGCTCGTCCCGCAGGAATGCTTGGACGCCAGTCAAGCTCAGATGCGTGAGTTTCGGACAGTTGTTGAGAAGGATGTGGATACCCTGATGCATTGTTAGCGTAAGCGGCATGTGCATAAGTCGACGGGTAGACTTACGTCAAGTGTCAGAAGAGTGCAATAACTCAAATGAACTCTTTCCAGTACGCTGATACCATTGACCTTCCGCCCGTGCTTGACCTCGCCAACGGCTAGGCTGTATATGCTCCTGTCAGTGATGCCAGCACACTTGACCAGGCCAATTCGCTTCAGCTTTGGTAAGCCAGCTAACTTCATGATGCTGTTGTCTGTCAAATTGCTACAACACGCCAAGTCGATGTAGCGGATGCGGTTGCACGCTTTCGCAAGTGCTTCAACAGAAACGTCCGTGATCCGTGCACAGTGGCCAAGGTGGATGTAGTGCAGGTTCTTGCCGAGCTTTGTAATGGCCATTACAGCACGATCAGTGATCTGTCTGCACTTGGCAAGGATCAGATTGCGAAGTCGCGGACAAGTGTGAATTATCTTTTCTACTCCTTGGTCGCCAAGCTCGTTGCAGTCGGTGAGGTCCAAGATCCGAAGGGAGTCGAAGGTGACTGGCATTTCGGGGTCTCCAGGAAGGTCCAAGAATGCGGAATCGTTGATGCGAGAACAGTGAGCCAGTCTCATCTCTCGCAGATGCTGGCAAGAGATGAGAAGGGTGGTTATCGAAGGACTTTCGA contains the following coding sequences:
- a CDS encoding SCF E3 ubiquitin ligase complex F-box protein grrA, which encodes MARARRLLRMSSASSSSSSSTSPERGVDDDNDSFMLQANDSQSSLGGDLSPELSQTEAMRREYEERCRVSPVHRLPAELLISIFSRLTSPRDLQMCMLVSKEWARNSVGLLWHRPQMSKWDCIQSVVRSIRKSNKFFAYQELVKRLNMSTLAASVSDGTLEGMRECKRIERLTLTNCCKLTDASLQPLVDGNRSLLALDVTGLDQLTDKTMLTVADNCLRLQGLNVTGCKKLTDASIVAVARNCRHLKRLKFNNCVQLTDNSIMTVANHSTHLLEVDFYGLQNLESPSITTLLISCQHLREMRLAHCSRINDSAFLDLPGDPEMPVTFDSLRILDLTDCNELGDQGVEKIIHTCPRLRNLILAKCRQITDRAVMAITKLGKNLHYIHLGHCARITDVSVEALAKACNRIRYIDLACCSNLTDNSIMKLAGLPKLKRIGLVKCAGITDRSIYSLAVGEVKHGRKVNGISVLERVHLSYCTLLTLDGIHILLNNCPKLTHLSLTGVQAFLRDELLAFCREAPPEFNEHQRDVFCVFSGTGVARLREFLNEQKAHVAAAGSVTPSVVDDSDLIDVDIDDQNPDSDGSNTPVVNVNVHGNYPQGHTPIIHGPSSAINFSPHGSQVGAGPSNLSQSAPNPGSATWIGGHAPIMIHGGGAQHVTGMMGATILDEVDGDEAFGEGSEIMDRD